A window from Argopecten irradians isolate NY chromosome 3, Ai_NY, whole genome shotgun sequence encodes these proteins:
- the LOC138317337 gene encoding AMP deaminase 2-like isoform X2 has product MIREKYMAMSHQSFPNITARFLQNLEDKEDFHGIKEGFGCTNVKTAEEKNTASFVSWPCTAADHPINPPPMSGDPFHHETLPENVGCVIQMKGGVPYVYKDQASFEKQEPLEWPYPDVETFIADLNMMYAFISDGPLKSFSYRRLSYLSSKYQLHILLNELKESAAQKEVPHRDFYNIRKVDTHVHASSCMNQKHLLRFIKKMIRTRSDDVVCVDKDKKEMTLKQVCDSLKLTTYDLSVDKLDVHADRNTFHRFDKFNAKYNPIGQSRLREIFIKTDNYINGKYFAHVIKEVMEDLEESKYQNAEYRLSIYGRSRDEWDKLAKWAVEHNVYSDNVRWLIQVPRLYDVYRSNNLVQSFQDILNNIFMPLFEATNDPASHPELYAFLQHVSGFDSVDDESKAEHIKFDSDSPLPEDWTGKDNPPYNYYLFFMYANVTVLNQFRRSRGMEMFHLRPHCGEAGNFTHLVAGFMVAENISHGLMLRKVPVLQYLYYLAQIGIAMSPLSNNSLFLNYHRNPLPEYFARGLNVSLSTDDPLQFHFTKEALMEEYSIAAQVWKLSSCDMCEMAKNSVQMSGFRHDVKKHWLGLNYTKEGVAGNDVSRTNVADIRVAYRYETLIGELECIWKGAMSYDESLSKENLSHT; this is encoded by the exons CTGCTGATCATCCTATTAACCCACCACCGATGTCCGGGGACCCATTCCATCACGAAACTTTGCCAGAAAATGTCGGCTGTGTGATTCAGATGAAAGGGGGGGTGCCGTACGTCTATAAAGACCAGGCGTCATTTGAGAAACAGGAGCCACTAGAATGGCCATACCCAGATGTAGAAACTTTCATCGCTGACTTGAACATGATGTATGCTTTCATCAGCGATGGACCTCT GAAGTCTTTTTCGTATCGACGTCTTTCTTACCTTTCCTCAAAGTACCAACTGCATATACTGTTGAATGAGCTGAAGGAATCAGCTGCCCAGAAAGAGGTTCCACACAGGGATTTTTACAACATCCGTAAG GTGGATACTCACGTTCATGCATCGTCCTGTATGAACCAAAAACACCTGCTTCGATTTATCAAGAAAATGATCCGCACTCGTTCTGATGACGTGGTCTGTGTCGACAAAGACAAAAAGGAAATGACTTTGAAACAG GTGTGCGATAGCCTTAAATTGACAACATATGACTTGAGTGTTGACAAATTGGATGTCCACGCT gATCGTAACACCTTTCACAGATTTGACAAGTTTAATGCCAAGTACAATCCGATTGGTCAGAGTCGCCTGCGTGAAATCTTCATCAAGACTGATAACTATATCAATGGCAAATACTTTGCCCATGTCATCAAG GAAGTTATGGAGGATCTAGAGGAGAGCAAGTACCAGAACGCTGAGTACAGACTCTCCATATATGGTCGTTCACGGGACGAATGGGACAAGCTAGCTAAGTGGGCCGTCGAGCACAATGTGTACTCGGACAATGTTAGGTGGCTCATACAGGTTCCTCGACTCTA TGATGTATACCGAAGTAATAACTTAGTACAGAGCTTCCAGGACATCCTCAACAACATCTTCATGCCGCTGTTTGAAGCCACAAATGACCCGGCCTCACATCCAGAGCTGTATGCCTTCCTTCAGCAT GTTTCGGGTTTTGACTCGGTCGACGATGAGTCAAAGGCAGAGCATATAAAGTTTGACTCGGACTCGCCCCTCCCTGAAGATTGGACAGGAAAAGATAACCCTCCCTATAATTATTACCTGTTCTTCATGTACGCCAACGTCACAGTCCTTAACCAGTTCCGCAG GTCCCGTGGTATGGAGATGTTCCACCTGAGACCTCACTGTGGTGAGGCGGGCAACTTCACACATCTTGTCGCCGGGTTTATGGTAGCGGAGAACATATCGCATGGTCTGATGCTCAGAAAG GTACCTGTACTCCAGTACTTGTACTACCTGGCTCAGATCGGCATCGCCATGTCACCTCTGAGTAACAACTCGCTCTTCCTGAACTACCACCGTAACCCACTTCCGGAGTACTTCGCCCGCGGGCTCAACGTCTCCCTCTCCACGGATGATCCATTGCAGTTTCACTTTACTAAG GAAGCTTTGATGGAGGAATACAGTATCGCTGCCCAGGTGTGGAAACTGAGTTCCTGCGACATGTGCGAGATGGCTAAAAACAGCGTACAGATGAGTGGATTTAGACATGAT GTAAAGAAACACTGGCTGGGCTTAAACTACACTAAGGAAGGTGTGGCAGGAAATGATGTCAGTCGTACAAACGTAGCTGACATCCGCGTCGCATATCGGTACGAGACCCTCATTGGAGAGCTGGAATGTATCTGGAAAGGAGCCATGTCCTACGATGAATCACTCAGCAAAGAAAACTTAAGTCATACCTAA
- the LOC138317339 gene encoding mitochondrial import receptor subunit TOM40 homolog 1-like: MSGTNPALSGYRFGTTYIGSKQLSPSEVYPVIIGDVDASGNLNANIIHAFSERIRTKFVSQFQDSKCAAAQGTLDYKGSDYTASVTAGNVDIINNAGILVTQYLQTVTSRLALGGELVYQFGPQIPGKQFTVVSLAARITGQRWQLTGNLCPTGGAAHACYHHKISEQLQVAAEVETSLTSRESVGTLGYQLEIPSTNVTFKGQVDTNWSVGATMEKKLMPLPFTFALSGMANYANTQKPQYRFGVGLIVG; encoded by the exons ATGAGTGGGACAAATCCAGCACTGTCAGGGTATAGATTTGGAACAACATACATTGGATCAAAGCAGCTTAGCCCATCAGAG GTGTATCCAGTCATCATAGGAGATGTGGATGCTAGTGGAAACCTCAACGCCAACATTATTCATGCATTTTCCGAACGAATAAGGACAAAATTTGTGTCACAG TTTCAAGACAGTAAATGTGCAGCAGCTCAAGGAACATTGGATTACAAAGGGAGTGACTACACCGCTTCAGTTACTGCTGGaaatgtagatattataaataatgCTG GTATACTTGTTACACAGTACTTACAGACAGTGACATCACGATTAGCTTTAGGTGGAGAACTAGTCTATCAGTTTGGTCCACAGATTCCCGGTAAACAATTCACAGTCGTGTCATTAGCTGCACGCATAACAG GACAGCGATGGCAGTTAACAGGAAACCTATGTCCTACAGGAGGGGCAGCTCATGCTTGTTATCACCATAAAATTAGTGAACAACTTCAAGTAGCTGCTGAAGTGGAAACAAGTCTTACAAGTAGGGAGAGTGTGGGCACGTTAGGCTACCAGCTGGAGATACCGTCCACCAATGTTACGTTTAAAG GCCAAGTAGACACCAACTGGTCTGTAGGTGCCACAATGGAGAAGAAACTGATGCCACTTCCTTTCACCTTCGCACTCAGCGGCATGGCCAATTACGCTAATACACAGAAACCTCAATACCGGTTTGGTGTAGGACTAATTGTTGGATGa
- the LOC138317337 gene encoding AMP deaminase 2-like isoform X1, with amino-acid sequence MIREKYMAMSHQSFPNITARFLQNLEDKEDFHGIKEGFGCTNVKTAEEKNTASFVSWPCTAADHPINPPPMSGDPFHHETLPENVGCVIQMKGGVPYVYKDQASFEKQEPLEWPYPDVETFIADLNMMYAFISDGPLKSFSYRRLSYLSSKYQLHILLNELKESAAQKEVPHRDFYNIRKVDTHVHASSCMNQKHLLRFIKKMIRTRSDDVVCVDKDKKEMTLKQVFESLDLEPYDLSVDKLDVHADRNTFHRFDKFNAKYNPIGQSRLREIFIKTDNYINGKYFAHVIKEVMEDLEESKYQNAEYRLSIYGRSRDEWDKLAKWAVEHNVYSDNVRWLIQVPRLYDVYRSNNLVQSFQDILNNIFMPLFEATNDPASHPELYAFLQHVSGFDSVDDESKAEHIKFDSDSPLPEDWTGKDNPPYNYYLFFMYANVTVLNQFRRSRGMEMFHLRPHCGEAGNFTHLVAGFMVAENISHGLMLRKVPVLQYLYYLAQIGIAMSPLSNNSLFLNYHRNPLPEYFARGLNVSLSTDDPLQFHFTKEALMEEYSIAAQVWKLSSCDMCEMAKNSVQMSGFRHDVKKHWLGLNYTKEGVAGNDVSRTNVADIRVAYRYETLIGELECIWKGAMSYDESLSKENLSHT; translated from the exons CTGCTGATCATCCTATTAACCCACCACCGATGTCCGGGGACCCATTCCATCACGAAACTTTGCCAGAAAATGTCGGCTGTGTGATTCAGATGAAAGGGGGGGTGCCGTACGTCTATAAAGACCAGGCGTCATTTGAGAAACAGGAGCCACTAGAATGGCCATACCCAGATGTAGAAACTTTCATCGCTGACTTGAACATGATGTATGCTTTCATCAGCGATGGACCTCT GAAGTCTTTTTCGTATCGACGTCTTTCTTACCTTTCCTCAAAGTACCAACTGCATATACTGTTGAATGAGCTGAAGGAATCAGCTGCCCAGAAAGAGGTTCCACACAGGGATTTTTACAACATCCGTAAG GTGGATACTCACGTTCATGCATCGTCCTGTATGAACCAAAAACACCTGCTTCGATTTATCAAGAAAATGATCCGCACTCGTTCTGATGACGTGGTCTGTGTCGACAAAGACAAAAAGGAAATGACTTTGAAACAG GTTTTTGAGAGCCTTGATCTGGAGCCATATGATTTGAGTGTGGACAAGCTGGATGTACATGCT gATCGTAACACCTTTCACAGATTTGACAAGTTTAATGCCAAGTACAATCCGATTGGTCAGAGTCGCCTGCGTGAAATCTTCATCAAGACTGATAACTATATCAATGGCAAATACTTTGCCCATGTCATCAAG GAAGTTATGGAGGATCTAGAGGAGAGCAAGTACCAGAACGCTGAGTACAGACTCTCCATATATGGTCGTTCACGGGACGAATGGGACAAGCTAGCTAAGTGGGCCGTCGAGCACAATGTGTACTCGGACAATGTTAGGTGGCTCATACAGGTTCCTCGACTCTA TGATGTATACCGAAGTAATAACTTAGTACAGAGCTTCCAGGACATCCTCAACAACATCTTCATGCCGCTGTTTGAAGCCACAAATGACCCGGCCTCACATCCAGAGCTGTATGCCTTCCTTCAGCAT GTTTCGGGTTTTGACTCGGTCGACGATGAGTCAAAGGCAGAGCATATAAAGTTTGACTCGGACTCGCCCCTCCCTGAAGATTGGACAGGAAAAGATAACCCTCCCTATAATTATTACCTGTTCTTCATGTACGCCAACGTCACAGTCCTTAACCAGTTCCGCAG GTCCCGTGGTATGGAGATGTTCCACCTGAGACCTCACTGTGGTGAGGCGGGCAACTTCACACATCTTGTCGCCGGGTTTATGGTAGCGGAGAACATATCGCATGGTCTGATGCTCAGAAAG GTACCTGTACTCCAGTACTTGTACTACCTGGCTCAGATCGGCATCGCCATGTCACCTCTGAGTAACAACTCGCTCTTCCTGAACTACCACCGTAACCCACTTCCGGAGTACTTCGCCCGCGGGCTCAACGTCTCCCTCTCCACGGATGATCCATTGCAGTTTCACTTTACTAAG GAAGCTTTGATGGAGGAATACAGTATCGCTGCCCAGGTGTGGAAACTGAGTTCCTGCGACATGTGCGAGATGGCTAAAAACAGCGTACAGATGAGTGGATTTAGACATGAT GTAAAGAAACACTGGCTGGGCTTAAACTACACTAAGGAAGGTGTGGCAGGAAATGATGTCAGTCGTACAAACGTAGCTGACATCCGCGTCGCATATCGGTACGAGACCCTCATTGGAGAGCTGGAATGTATCTGGAAAGGAGCCATGTCCTACGATGAATCACTCAGCAAAGAAAACTTAAGTCATACCTAA
- the LOC138317337 gene encoding AMP deaminase 2-like isoform X3 translates to MIREKYMAMSHQSFPNITARFLQNLEDKEDFHGIKEGFGCTNVKTAEAADHPINPPPMSGDPFHHETLPENVGCVIQMKGGVPYVYKDQASFEKQEPLEWPYPDVETFIADLNMMYAFISDGPLKSFSYRRLSYLSSKYQLHILLNELKESAAQKEVPHRDFYNIRKVDTHVHASSCMNQKHLLRFIKKMIRTRSDDVVCVDKDKKEMTLKQVFESLDLEPYDLSVDKLDVHADRNTFHRFDKFNAKYNPIGQSRLREIFIKTDNYINGKYFAHVIKEVMEDLEESKYQNAEYRLSIYGRSRDEWDKLAKWAVEHNVYSDNVRWLIQVPRLYDVYRSNNLVQSFQDILNNIFMPLFEATNDPASHPELYAFLQHVSGFDSVDDESKAEHIKFDSDSPLPEDWTGKDNPPYNYYLFFMYANVTVLNQFRRSRGMEMFHLRPHCGEAGNFTHLVAGFMVAENISHGLMLRKVPVLQYLYYLAQIGIAMSPLSNNSLFLNYHRNPLPEYFARGLNVSLSTDDPLQFHFTKEALMEEYSIAAQVWKLSSCDMCEMAKNSVQMSGFRHDVKKHWLGLNYTKEGVAGNDVSRTNVADIRVAYRYETLIGELECIWKGAMSYDESLSKENLSHT, encoded by the exons CTGCTGATCATCCTATTAACCCACCACCGATGTCCGGGGACCCATTCCATCACGAAACTTTGCCAGAAAATGTCGGCTGTGTGATTCAGATGAAAGGGGGGGTGCCGTACGTCTATAAAGACCAGGCGTCATTTGAGAAACAGGAGCCACTAGAATGGCCATACCCAGATGTAGAAACTTTCATCGCTGACTTGAACATGATGTATGCTTTCATCAGCGATGGACCTCT GAAGTCTTTTTCGTATCGACGTCTTTCTTACCTTTCCTCAAAGTACCAACTGCATATACTGTTGAATGAGCTGAAGGAATCAGCTGCCCAGAAAGAGGTTCCACACAGGGATTTTTACAACATCCGTAAG GTGGATACTCACGTTCATGCATCGTCCTGTATGAACCAAAAACACCTGCTTCGATTTATCAAGAAAATGATCCGCACTCGTTCTGATGACGTGGTCTGTGTCGACAAAGACAAAAAGGAAATGACTTTGAAACAG GTTTTTGAGAGCCTTGATCTGGAGCCATATGATTTGAGTGTGGACAAGCTGGATGTACATGCT gATCGTAACACCTTTCACAGATTTGACAAGTTTAATGCCAAGTACAATCCGATTGGTCAGAGTCGCCTGCGTGAAATCTTCATCAAGACTGATAACTATATCAATGGCAAATACTTTGCCCATGTCATCAAG GAAGTTATGGAGGATCTAGAGGAGAGCAAGTACCAGAACGCTGAGTACAGACTCTCCATATATGGTCGTTCACGGGACGAATGGGACAAGCTAGCTAAGTGGGCCGTCGAGCACAATGTGTACTCGGACAATGTTAGGTGGCTCATACAGGTTCCTCGACTCTA TGATGTATACCGAAGTAATAACTTAGTACAGAGCTTCCAGGACATCCTCAACAACATCTTCATGCCGCTGTTTGAAGCCACAAATGACCCGGCCTCACATCCAGAGCTGTATGCCTTCCTTCAGCAT GTTTCGGGTTTTGACTCGGTCGACGATGAGTCAAAGGCAGAGCATATAAAGTTTGACTCGGACTCGCCCCTCCCTGAAGATTGGACAGGAAAAGATAACCCTCCCTATAATTATTACCTGTTCTTCATGTACGCCAACGTCACAGTCCTTAACCAGTTCCGCAG GTCCCGTGGTATGGAGATGTTCCACCTGAGACCTCACTGTGGTGAGGCGGGCAACTTCACACATCTTGTCGCCGGGTTTATGGTAGCGGAGAACATATCGCATGGTCTGATGCTCAGAAAG GTACCTGTACTCCAGTACTTGTACTACCTGGCTCAGATCGGCATCGCCATGTCACCTCTGAGTAACAACTCGCTCTTCCTGAACTACCACCGTAACCCACTTCCGGAGTACTTCGCCCGCGGGCTCAACGTCTCCCTCTCCACGGATGATCCATTGCAGTTTCACTTTACTAAG GAAGCTTTGATGGAGGAATACAGTATCGCTGCCCAGGTGTGGAAACTGAGTTCCTGCGACATGTGCGAGATGGCTAAAAACAGCGTACAGATGAGTGGATTTAGACATGAT GTAAAGAAACACTGGCTGGGCTTAAACTACACTAAGGAAGGTGTGGCAGGAAATGATGTCAGTCGTACAAACGTAGCTGACATCCGCGTCGCATATCGGTACGAGACCCTCATTGGAGAGCTGGAATGTATCTGGAAAGGAGCCATGTCCTACGATGAATCACTCAGCAAAGAAAACTTAAGTCATACCTAA